One bacterium genomic window, GTGCGGAGGCTGGCGCAGGTCGCGGCGCTCGATCACGCCCCCGCCGCGGCCCTCGCGGTGGCCGTCGGAGAAGCGGTCAACAATGCGATCGAACACGCCTACCGCGTCGCGGGCGGGTCCGTGCACGTGAAAGGCGTACGCGACGACGCCGCGGTTCACGTTACCGTCACGGACACCGGCACGTGGCGTCCGGCGCCGCCGTCGGACGGCGGCGGCCACGGCCTGCGGCTGATCGAGCAGCTTGTCGACGCCGTGCAGATCCGCCACACGCCCTCGGGCACCACCGTCGCCATTACGATGCGCCTCTCGCGGCCGGCCGCCCCGCCCACCGCCGTCGTCCACGCGGAGGGCGGGCCCGGCTCCGAGGCGGGGCGCCCGCCCCGGAACGTCGGCGTCGTCATCGCGCAGGCCGCGGAACGGCCCTCCGGCCCGGCGGGCGCGCGGCTCGACACGCGGGACGGCGGCGCGATCGTCGAGCTCTACGGTGACCTGGATGCGACCGTGGCCGAAGTCGTCCGCGCGGCCCTGGCCCGGGCCGCGCGCGCCGAGGCCTCCGTGGTGCTCGTGTCGCTGGAGCGCGCCGACTACATCGACAGCCTCACGATCCGCGAGTTGTTCGCGTTCGGGCGGGACCTGGCGACGCGTCGGCGGTCGCTCGCGCTCATCATCCCGCCCGGTTCGCCGCTCGAGCGCGTGCTCACGATCGCCGGCCTGACGCGGCCGTACCGGGTGTTCGCCTCGGCGGCGGACGCGCGCCGTGCGCTCAAGGAGGTGACCGCCGGTGGCTGAGATGGCGGGCCGGCCCGTCCGCGTTGTGCCGCATTTCATGCGGTTGCACGAATGGATCGCGCTCGACGAGGGCTACTTCGCCGCGGAGGGCCTCGCGCCGGAGTTACGGCCGGACGTAATGCACCAAGTCTCGAGCCACGCGCGCAGCGAGTACTTCAAGCGGCCGCAGGACGCGCCGTTCTTCGGCGCCGTGCCGGTCGCGAACTCGGCGTGCGAGTGGGGATCCGTCTGCAACGCCGGCGCCGGGATGGGCCGGTTCGTCCCGGACCTTTACGGCGTCGCGCGCTTTGTGATTTTCGCGCGGCCGGCATCCGGCCTCCGCCGGCTCGGCGACCTTCGCGGCGTGCCGGTCGGCGTCGGGCTGATGGCCGGAAGCCACTTTACCACGCTGCGGACGCTGGAAGCCGTGCTGCCCAAGGACCAGATCCGCATCGAAAACGTCGGCGGCCCCGGCCGGCGGCTGCTTGCGCTGCGCGAGGGTGAGATAGCGGCGGCGACGCTGCTCGATCCGGAGATCCCACTCGCCGAAGCGGAGGGCTTCGTCCCGCTCGCCTCCGGCGAATTCCGCACGCTCTTCTGGGTCTCGCCCGGGATCCCGGCCGGCGTGCTGGCCGCGTACTTCAACGCGCTGCGCCGAGCGGACCGCGCGCTGCGGGCATCGCCGGATCGGTACATGCCGCTGTGGGCGCGCAACGTGCCGCCACATCTTTCGGGCGACCACGACTACGCGCGGTTCGGGCTCGGGGAACTGCTCGTTTTCGAGCCGTACCCGCGCGAGATCTACGATGAGACCGTGGCCTTCGTGCGTCGCTGGGGGCTCGGCGGCAACATGCGTGAGGACGCGTTCGAGGTGCTCGCCCTGACGACGGCTTGACCGCTACACGCATCGTCGGGTCGAAGAGCACGACAACCGCGTTCTCCGACAGCTTTCGCAGGTCCTTGAGAGGATTACGCGCAAACGCGACGGAAGTTCGGTGGAGTTTGCTCGATTGAGTGGGCGCGCCCCGCAGCGGCGACGTCACAATCGCAGCGCAGCGGGGGCACAATTCACTGCGATGTTCAGCGGTCATTCGGTGGGGGAGACAATCGGCGCGTCCTTCGGTACCAGCGCCCTTGACGTGCGCGAATTTCCGCGCCGCCCCCGACGTATCGCCCGCGCCGCCGCCGCTCTGCTGCTCCTCCTCACGTTCGCCGTCCCGTCGGGCGCGGCCTTCGCCGAGCAGCCCAGCGAACAACCGTCGTCGGAGCCGCCCTACATCGGCGACCTGATCGACGACGGCATCGGCCGCTATCAGGCCGGCGCGCCTACGCACGCGCTCGAGATCTTCCTCCAGGCGGCGCAGACGGATCCGGACGCTTCGCTGCCGTGGATCTGGGCGGGCATCGCGGCGACCGCGGCCGGCAAGATGCAGGACGCAGACCGGTACTTCAAGCACGGCCTCGCGGACCAGCACAGCGCGTTCCAGGATCGGATCATCCGCGGCTGGCTGGCGCGGCTCACGGTCTTTGCCGCCGCTCCGCAGCCGGCAAAGCCGGGCACGCCGCAGGCGATCGCCGCCCTCGCGAGGGCCACCAACCCTCGGCTGACGCCGGTCCAGGCCGAATGGCTCGGCGAGCGCCTCGTCACCGCCGCAAAGCAGCATCACGTCGACCCGTGGCTCGTCGCGGCCGTGATCTACGTGGAAAGCAAGTTCAACCAGGCCTCCGTAAGCAGCCGCGGCGCGATGGGACTCGGGCAGCTGATGCCGCACACCGCGCGCGCGGCGGGCGTGAACCCGCACGACGCGTGGGGCAATCTGCTCGGAACGTCGATGACGCTCAGTGCCTGCATCCGTGAGTTCGGCGACTGGCGTCTCGCGCTCGCGGCGTACAACGCGGGCCCGACCGCCGTCTACCGCTACCGCGGCGTCCCCCCGTTCGCGGAGACACGGTGGTACGTCACCGCCGTCCTCGCGGTCTACAAGCACATCCGGCCCGAATAACACCGATCCGCGCGACCCGGCGCTACCCCGCCGCCGATCCGTCCGTTCCCGCCGTTTGACGGTTCTCCGGACTGGAAAACGACACGACGAGGGGATGTACGGAGGTGTCGGGATGGCGGTGTTGCATGACGATCGAATTCCCATCGCGGCGGTTCCGGCGCACAGTGCGCTGCGGACGCTCCGGTTTGCGTTCACGATCGCCCCAATCGTCATGGGGCTGGATAAGTTCTTCAATCTGCTGGTGACCTGGCCGCACTACCTGGCGCCGGTGGTCTCGCAGACATTGCCGGTGCCGCCGGCCGCGTTCCTGCAGGCCGTCGGCGTGGTGGAGATCGTCGCGGGGCTCATCGTCGCGTTCTACCCGATCGTCGGCGGCTGGGTGGTCGCGGCGTGGCTGTGGGCCATCATCATCAACCTGCTGCTGGTGCCGGGCTACTATGACATCGCCGTGCGCGACTTCGGCCTATCGCTCGGCGCGGTCTCGCTCGCGCGCCTCGCCGCCGCCTTCGCCGTCCCGACGCAGCGCGGCGCGTTCCGGGACGAGGAACCCCGCCGGGCGGCGTAGCGTCCCGCGTCGGCCCGTCAAATCGCCGGGGCCGGCGATTACCGCCGGCCCCGGCACCTTACGCTCTATTCGCAGCCCTCGCTCAGAAAAACCTCCACGTCCCGTGCACGAAGTAGTAGGCCAAGACCCGGGTCCCGTAAAGGATGAACCGCATCAGAAGGTAGCTGATCGCCAGCAACTTCGCAAAGTAGACCGTCCAGAAGCGCAGGTCCCGCTTCGATGCGGCGGCGGGCACAGCCGGGTCACTGCTCGCAGGCGCGGACGACGGTCCCTATCGTCGAATCCCGATCGGCGCCGCCGCGGGCCGCGCCGGTCACCCACGTCGTCAGGTCCGCGAGCACGTCGCCCTTGCCGTCGAGACACTTGAAGAGCGCGATCGCCCGCTGGGTATCGATGCCGGCGTCCTGGGCCGCCGTCGCAAAGAGCGAGATCGAGTCGTAGAGGCCGGCCGCAAA contains:
- a CDS encoding lytic transglycosylase domain-containing protein is translated as MGETIGASFGTSALDVREFPRRPRRIARAAAALLLLLTFAVPSGAAFAEQPSEQPSSEPPYIGDLIDDGIGRYQAGAPTHALEIFLQAAQTDPDASLPWIWAGIAATAAGKMQDADRYFKHGLADQHSAFQDRIIRGWLARLTVFAAAPQPAKPGTPQAIAALARATNPRLTPVQAEWLGERLVTAAKQHHVDPWLVAAVIYVESKFNQASVSSRGAMGLGQLMPHTARAAGVNPHDAWGNLLGTSMTLSACIREFGDWRLALAAYNAGPTAVYRYRGVPPFAETRWYVTAVLAVYKHIRPE